From one Melospiza melodia melodia isolate bMelMel2 chromosome 4, bMelMel2.pri, whole genome shotgun sequence genomic stretch:
- the RAB21 gene encoding ras-related protein Rab-21 has protein sequence MAAGAGAAAGGRSFSFKVVLLGEGCVGKTSLVLRYCENKFNDKHITTLQASFLTKKLNIGGKRVNLAIWDTAGQERFHALGPIYYRDSNGAILVYDITDEDSFQKVKNWVKELRKMLGNEICLCIVGNKIDLEKERHVSVQEAEMYAESVGAKHYHTSAKQNKGIEELFLDLCKRMIETAQVDERARGNGSSQSGTARRGVQIIDDEPQVQSSGGCCSSG, from the exons ATGGCGGCGGGGGCCGGCGCGGCGGCCGGGGGCCGCAGCTTCTCCTTCAAGGTGGTGCTGCTCGGGGAGGGCTGCGTGGGCAAAACCTCGCTGGTGCTGCGCTACTGCGAGAACAAGTTCAACGATAAGCACATCACCACCCTGCAg gcATCTTTTCTTACGAAGAAACTAAATATTGGTGGAAAAAGAGTAAACCTTGCAATATGG GATACAGCTGGGCAAGAAAGATTCCATGCATTGGGGCCTATCTACTACAGGGACTCTAATGGCGCTATTCTAGTATATGATATAACAGATGAAGACTCTTTTCAAAAG GTAAAAAACTGGGTTAAGGAATTAAGAAAAATGTTGGGAAATGAAATCTGTTTATGTATAGTAG GTAACAAAATAGACTTGGAAAAAGAGAGACATGTTTCAGTGCAAGAAGCAGAAAT GTATGCTGAATCTGTTGGAGCAAAACATTATCATACGTCAGCTAAACAGAACAAAGGAATTGAAGAACTGTTTCTTGACCTTTGCAAAA gaatgataGAAACTGCTCAAGTGGATGAAAGAGCAAGAGGCAATGGCTCCAGTCAGTCAGGAACAGCAAGGCGAGGTGTACAGATCATTGATGATGAGCCACAAGTACAGAGCAGCGGAGGGTGCTGTTCTTCTGGATAA
- the TMEM19 gene encoding transmembrane protein 19 isoform X3 — MRGEAAGRDGGGARGLREQVLSFLIPMSYYQEDFFREYLKMMANMVILNLLICISLAFWIVSMTASTLRPISPWRWLFSVLVPLIIATQGFKKKSLDHSGALGGLVVGFILTVANYSFFSSLFVFFVTSSKLTKWKKDIKKQIDSEYKEGGQRNWVQVFCNGGVPTELALLYMIENGPGEIPIDFSKEYTASWMCLSLLGALACSAGDTWASEIGSVMSKSKPRLITTWEQVPVGTNGAVTLVGLISSLLGGMTVGIAYFITQLLFVSDLEISAPQWPIIVFGAAAGLLGSIVDSYLGATMQYSGFDQTIGMVVNHQTKDSKHISGKPILDNNAVNLFSSVIIALVLPGMSWFFWPRR, encoded by the exons ATGCGCGGGGAGGCCGCGGGGCGGGATGGCGGCGGCGCCCGCGGCCTCCGGGAACAG GTGTTGTCCTTCTTGATTCCCATGTCCTATTACCAGGAGGATTTCTTCAGAGAATACCTCAAGATGATGGCGAATATGGTCATCCTGAATTTGCTCATTTGTATTTCGCTGGCGTTCTGGATCGTGTCGATGACTGCAA GTACTTTACGACCCATTTCTCCATGGCGCTGGCTTTTTTCAGTCTTGGTTCCACTAATTATTGCTACACAGGGATTTAAGAAGAAGAGTCTAGATCACAGTGGTGCATTGGGAG GTCTGGTGGTTGGATTTATCCTTACAGTCGCAAATTACAGTTTCTTCTCTtctttgtttgtattttttgttACTTCTTCAAAACTTACCAAGTGGAAAAAAGATATAAAGAAACAAATAGATTCAGAATACAAAGAAG GTGGCCAGAGGAATTGGGTTCAGGTATTCTGTAATGGTGGTGTTCCTACTGAGCTGGCTCTCTTATATATGATAGAAAATGGACCAGGTGAAATTCCTATTGACTTTTCAAAGGAATACACAGCATCATGGATGTGCTTATCCCTTTTGGGAGCTTTGGCATGCTCTGCTGGTGATACATGGGCTTCAGAGATTGGTAGTGTTATGAGTAAAAGCAAACCAAGATTGATAACAACCTGGGAACAGGTTCCAGTAG GTACTAATGGAGCAGTTACTTTAGTGGGCCTGATCTCAAGTTTGCTTGGAGGCATGACAGTAGGTATAGCCTACTTTATAACTCAACTCCTTTTTGTGAGTGATCTGGAAATATCTGCTCCACAATGGCCCATCATAGTGTTTGGTGCAGCAGCTGGCCTACTGGGATCAATTGTTGATTCGTATTTGGGAGCTACGATGCAATACAGTG GTTTTGACCAGACAATTGGCATGGTTGTTAACCACCAAACAAAAGACTCCAAGCACATATCTGGAAAACCTATATTAGACAACAACGCCGTAAATCTTTTTTCTTCTGTAATCATTGCTCTGGTGCTTCCAGGCATGTCATGGTTTTTCTGGCCAAGACGTTGA
- the TMEM19 gene encoding transmembrane protein 19 isoform X4, with the protein MSYYQEDFFREYLKMMANMVILNLLICISLAFWIVSMTASTYYGTLRPISPWRWLFSVLVPLIIATQGFKKKSLDHSGALGGLVVGFILTVANYSFFSSLFVFFVTSSKLTKWKKDIKKQIDSEYKEGGQRNWVQVFCNGGVPTELALLYMIENGPGEIPIDFSKEYTASWMCLSLLGALACSAGDTWASEIGSVMSKSKPRLITTWEQVPVGTNGAVTLVGLISSLLGGMTVGIAYFITQLLFVSDLEISAPQWPIIVFGAAAGLLGSIVDSYLGATMQYSGFDQTIGMVVNHQTKDSKHISGKPILDNNAVNLFSSVIIALVLPGMSWFFWPRR; encoded by the exons ATGTCCTATTACCAGGAGGATTTCTTCAGAGAATACCTCAAGATGATGGCGAATATGGTCATCCTGAATTTGCTCATTTGTATTTCGCTGGCGTTCTGGATCGTGTCGATGACTGCAAGTACGTACTACG GTACTTTACGACCCATTTCTCCATGGCGCTGGCTTTTTTCAGTCTTGGTTCCACTAATTATTGCTACACAGGGATTTAAGAAGAAGAGTCTAGATCACAGTGGTGCATTGGGAG GTCTGGTGGTTGGATTTATCCTTACAGTCGCAAATTACAGTTTCTTCTCTtctttgtttgtattttttgttACTTCTTCAAAACTTACCAAGTGGAAAAAAGATATAAAGAAACAAATAGATTCAGAATACAAAGAAG GTGGCCAGAGGAATTGGGTTCAGGTATTCTGTAATGGTGGTGTTCCTACTGAGCTGGCTCTCTTATATATGATAGAAAATGGACCAGGTGAAATTCCTATTGACTTTTCAAAGGAATACACAGCATCATGGATGTGCTTATCCCTTTTGGGAGCTTTGGCATGCTCTGCTGGTGATACATGGGCTTCAGAGATTGGTAGTGTTATGAGTAAAAGCAAACCAAGATTGATAACAACCTGGGAACAGGTTCCAGTAG GTACTAATGGAGCAGTTACTTTAGTGGGCCTGATCTCAAGTTTGCTTGGAGGCATGACAGTAGGTATAGCCTACTTTATAACTCAACTCCTTTTTGTGAGTGATCTGGAAATATCTGCTCCACAATGGCCCATCATAGTGTTTGGTGCAGCAGCTGGCCTACTGGGATCAATTGTTGATTCGTATTTGGGAGCTACGATGCAATACAGTG GTTTTGACCAGACAATTGGCATGGTTGTTAACCACCAAACAAAAGACTCCAAGCACATATCTGGAAAACCTATATTAGACAACAACGCCGTAAATCTTTTTTCTTCTGTAATCATTGCTCTGGTGCTTCCAGGCATGTCATGGTTTTTCTGGCCAAGACGTTGA
- the TMEM19 gene encoding transmembrane protein 19 isoform X5, protein MRGEAAGRDGGGARGLREQVLSFLIPMSYYQEDFFREYLKMMANMVILNLLICISLAFWIVSMTASTYYGTLRPISPWRWLFSVLVPLIIATQGFKKKSLDHSGALGGLVVGFILTVANYSFFSSLFVFFVTSSKLTKWKKDIKKQIDSEYKEGGQRNWVQVFCNGGVPTELALLYMIENGPGEIPIDFSKEYTASWMCLSLLGALACSAGDTWASEIGSVMSKSKPRLITTWEQVPVGFDQTIGMVVNHQTKDSKHISGKPILDNNAVNLFSSVIIALVLPGMSWFFWPRR, encoded by the exons ATGCGCGGGGAGGCCGCGGGGCGGGATGGCGGCGGCGCCCGCGGCCTCCGGGAACAG GTGTTGTCCTTCTTGATTCCCATGTCCTATTACCAGGAGGATTTCTTCAGAGAATACCTCAAGATGATGGCGAATATGGTCATCCTGAATTTGCTCATTTGTATTTCGCTGGCGTTCTGGATCGTGTCGATGACTGCAAGTACGTACTACG GTACTTTACGACCCATTTCTCCATGGCGCTGGCTTTTTTCAGTCTTGGTTCCACTAATTATTGCTACACAGGGATTTAAGAAGAAGAGTCTAGATCACAGTGGTGCATTGGGAG GTCTGGTGGTTGGATTTATCCTTACAGTCGCAAATTACAGTTTCTTCTCTtctttgtttgtattttttgttACTTCTTCAAAACTTACCAAGTGGAAAAAAGATATAAAGAAACAAATAGATTCAGAATACAAAGAAG GTGGCCAGAGGAATTGGGTTCAGGTATTCTGTAATGGTGGTGTTCCTACTGAGCTGGCTCTCTTATATATGATAGAAAATGGACCAGGTGAAATTCCTATTGACTTTTCAAAGGAATACACAGCATCATGGATGTGCTTATCCCTTTTGGGAGCTTTGGCATGCTCTGCTGGTGATACATGGGCTTCAGAGATTGGTAGTGTTATGAGTAAAAGCAAACCAAGATTGATAACAACCTGGGAACAGGTTCCAGTAG GTTTTGACCAGACAATTGGCATGGTTGTTAACCACCAAACAAAAGACTCCAAGCACATATCTGGAAAACCTATATTAGACAACAACGCCGTAAATCTTTTTTCTTCTGTAATCATTGCTCTGGTGCTTCCAGGCATGTCATGGTTTTTCTGGCCAAGACGTTGA
- the TMEM19 gene encoding transmembrane protein 19 isoform X2: MRGEAAGRDGGGARGLREQVLSFLIPMSYYQEDFFREYLKMMANMVILNLLICISLAFWIVSMTASTYYGTLRPISPWRWLFSVLVPLIIATQGFKKKSLDHSGALGGLVVGFILTVANYSFFSSLFVFFVTSSKLTKWKKDIKKQIDSEYKEGGQRNWVQVFCNGGVPTELALLYMIENGPGEIPIDFSKEYTASWMCLSLLGALACSAGDTWASEIGSVMSKSKPRLITTWEQVPVGTNGAVTLVGLISSLLGGMTVGIAYFITQLLFVSDLEISAPQWPIIVFGAAAGLLGSIVDSYLGATMQYSGFDQTIGMVVNHQTKDSKHISGKPILDNNAVNLFSSVIIALVLPGMSWFFWPRR; this comes from the exons ATGCGCGGGGAGGCCGCGGGGCGGGATGGCGGCGGCGCCCGCGGCCTCCGGGAACAG GTGTTGTCCTTCTTGATTCCCATGTCCTATTACCAGGAGGATTTCTTCAGAGAATACCTCAAGATGATGGCGAATATGGTCATCCTGAATTTGCTCATTTGTATTTCGCTGGCGTTCTGGATCGTGTCGATGACTGCAAGTACGTACTACG GTACTTTACGACCCATTTCTCCATGGCGCTGGCTTTTTTCAGTCTTGGTTCCACTAATTATTGCTACACAGGGATTTAAGAAGAAGAGTCTAGATCACAGTGGTGCATTGGGAG GTCTGGTGGTTGGATTTATCCTTACAGTCGCAAATTACAGTTTCTTCTCTtctttgtttgtattttttgttACTTCTTCAAAACTTACCAAGTGGAAAAAAGATATAAAGAAACAAATAGATTCAGAATACAAAGAAG GTGGCCAGAGGAATTGGGTTCAGGTATTCTGTAATGGTGGTGTTCCTACTGAGCTGGCTCTCTTATATATGATAGAAAATGGACCAGGTGAAATTCCTATTGACTTTTCAAAGGAATACACAGCATCATGGATGTGCTTATCCCTTTTGGGAGCTTTGGCATGCTCTGCTGGTGATACATGGGCTTCAGAGATTGGTAGTGTTATGAGTAAAAGCAAACCAAGATTGATAACAACCTGGGAACAGGTTCCAGTAG GTACTAATGGAGCAGTTACTTTAGTGGGCCTGATCTCAAGTTTGCTTGGAGGCATGACAGTAGGTATAGCCTACTTTATAACTCAACTCCTTTTTGTGAGTGATCTGGAAATATCTGCTCCACAATGGCCCATCATAGTGTTTGGTGCAGCAGCTGGCCTACTGGGATCAATTGTTGATTCGTATTTGGGAGCTACGATGCAATACAGTG GTTTTGACCAGACAATTGGCATGGTTGTTAACCACCAAACAAAAGACTCCAAGCACATATCTGGAAAACCTATATTAGACAACAACGCCGTAAATCTTTTTTCTTCTGTAATCATTGCTCTGGTGCTTCCAGGCATGTCATGGTTTTTCTGGCCAAGACGTTGA
- the TMEM19 gene encoding transmembrane protein 19 isoform X1 has protein sequence MSASVPPGSAPGAVRAGPGRGSGRAGGERGEEGGGGRVADALRLVFSQQVLSFLIPMSYYQEDFFREYLKMMANMVILNLLICISLAFWIVSMTASTYYGTLRPISPWRWLFSVLVPLIIATQGFKKKSLDHSGALGGLVVGFILTVANYSFFSSLFVFFVTSSKLTKWKKDIKKQIDSEYKEGGQRNWVQVFCNGGVPTELALLYMIENGPGEIPIDFSKEYTASWMCLSLLGALACSAGDTWASEIGSVMSKSKPRLITTWEQVPVGTNGAVTLVGLISSLLGGMTVGIAYFITQLLFVSDLEISAPQWPIIVFGAAAGLLGSIVDSYLGATMQYSGFDQTIGMVVNHQTKDSKHISGKPILDNNAVNLFSSVIIALVLPGMSWFFWPRR, from the exons ATGAGCGCCTCGGTGCCTCCCGGCAGCGCCCCTGGGGCGGTGCGGGCCGGGCCCGGCCGCGGCTCCGGCCGGgcgggaggagaaagaggagaagaaggaggtggTGGCCGTGTCGCTGATGCCCTGCGCCTTGTGTTTTCCCAGCAGGTGTTGTCCTTCTTGATTCCCATGTCCTATTACCAGGAGGATTTCTTCAGAGAATACCTCAAGATGATGGCGAATATGGTCATCCTGAATTTGCTCATTTGTATTTCGCTGGCGTTCTGGATCGTGTCGATGACTGCAAGTACGTACTACG GTACTTTACGACCCATTTCTCCATGGCGCTGGCTTTTTTCAGTCTTGGTTCCACTAATTATTGCTACACAGGGATTTAAGAAGAAGAGTCTAGATCACAGTGGTGCATTGGGAG GTCTGGTGGTTGGATTTATCCTTACAGTCGCAAATTACAGTTTCTTCTCTtctttgtttgtattttttgttACTTCTTCAAAACTTACCAAGTGGAAAAAAGATATAAAGAAACAAATAGATTCAGAATACAAAGAAG GTGGCCAGAGGAATTGGGTTCAGGTATTCTGTAATGGTGGTGTTCCTACTGAGCTGGCTCTCTTATATATGATAGAAAATGGACCAGGTGAAATTCCTATTGACTTTTCAAAGGAATACACAGCATCATGGATGTGCTTATCCCTTTTGGGAGCTTTGGCATGCTCTGCTGGTGATACATGGGCTTCAGAGATTGGTAGTGTTATGAGTAAAAGCAAACCAAGATTGATAACAACCTGGGAACAGGTTCCAGTAG GTACTAATGGAGCAGTTACTTTAGTGGGCCTGATCTCAAGTTTGCTTGGAGGCATGACAGTAGGTATAGCCTACTTTATAACTCAACTCCTTTTTGTGAGTGATCTGGAAATATCTGCTCCACAATGGCCCATCATAGTGTTTGGTGCAGCAGCTGGCCTACTGGGATCAATTGTTGATTCGTATTTGGGAGCTACGATGCAATACAGTG GTTTTGACCAGACAATTGGCATGGTTGTTAACCACCAAACAAAAGACTCCAAGCACATATCTGGAAAACCTATATTAGACAACAACGCCGTAAATCTTTTTTCTTCTGTAATCATTGCTCTGGTGCTTCCAGGCATGTCATGGTTTTTCTGGCCAAGACGTTGA